A single region of the Lycium barbarum isolate Lr01 chromosome 2, ASM1917538v2, whole genome shotgun sequence genome encodes:
- the LOC132628064 gene encoding probable ubiquitin-conjugating enzyme E2 18 — protein MSSPSASSRKALSKIACNRLQKELVEWQVNPPAGFKHKATDNLQRWIIEVNGAPGTLYANEMYQLQVDFPEHYPMEAPQVVFIPPAPLHPHIYSNGHICLDILYDSWSPAMTVSSICISILSMLSSSPAKQRPADNDRYVKNCKNGRSPKETRWWFHDDKV, from the exons ATGTCTAGCCCTTCTGCTTCATCTCGCAAG GCTTTGAGCAAGATCGCTTGTAATCGGTTACAGAAAGAGCTTGTGGAATGGCAGGTTAATCCACCTGCTGGATTTAAACACAAAGCTACTGATAATCTTCAAAG ATGGATAATTGAAGTCAATGGGGCACCTGGAACTTtgtatgcaaatgagatgtatcAACTTCAAGTTGATTTCCCTGAGCATTACCCTATGGAAGCCCCTCAA GTTGTTTTTATCCCTCCTGCTCCATTGCATCCTCACATTTATAGCAATGGGCATATCTGTTTAG ATATCCTGTACGATTCATGGTCCCCTGCCATGACTGTTAGTTCCATCTGCATCAGCATTCTCTCAATGTTGTCTAGCTCACCTGCGAAG CAACGTCCTGCGGACAATGATCGCTACGTGAAGAACTGCAAAAATGGCAGGTCTCCCAAGGAGACGAGATGGTGGTTCCATGACGATAAAGTGTAG
- the LOC132628063 gene encoding uncharacterized protein LOC132628063 — protein MLIQRYNPMMSMLSSSSSLFTPFPRQFLRCPLPIFTQSFKPHLIIPSLLCTVPRDFTLLFYSSNTAQTSNIDTPDELHHQLSNSKQGPLKPGLYLVGTPIGNLEDITLRALRVLKSADVILSEDTRHSGKLLHYYNIKTPLLSYHKFNESQRAHMVLRKLQDGEIVALISDAGTPGISDPGMELAKLCAEKNILVVPIPGPSAVVTALSASGLPTHEFSFVGFLPKHNTSRRERLILSANESATQIFFIPPHKLSQFLEEAAAIFGESRQCVMAREMTKVHEEFWRGTIGKAKEAYLAHQPKGEITFLIEGKSISIDESPSESQLENELRELISEGHSLSMAVKLVASGKLMKRKAIYSLALRKFGGQVESEDE, from the exons ATGCTAATACAGCGCTATAATCCCATGATGTCTATGTTATCTTCCTCTTCTTCCCTCTTCACCCCATTTCCCAGACAGTTTTTGAGATGCCCTCTTCCAATATTCACTCAATCTTTCAAACCCCACTTAATAATACCTTCACTCCTTTGTACTGTCCCTAGAGATTTCACCCTTTTATTCTATTCTTCTAACACTGCTCAAACCTCCAATATTGACACCCCTGATGAACTGCACCATCAGCTATCAAATTCTAAACAA GGTCCTTTGAAACCAGGTTTATATCTAGTGGGAACCCCAATTGGCAATCTTGAAGATATTACTCTCAG GGCTTTGCGAGTCTTGAAATCAGCAGATGTGATTCTTTCGGAAGATACAAGGCATTCCGGGAAATTGCTACACTATTACAACATTAAAACTCCTCTT CTTAGTTATCACAAGTTTAATGAGTCTCAAAGAGCTCACATGGTGCTGAGGAAACTACAAGATGGTGAAATTGTTGCCCTGATTAGTGATGCTGGCACACCTGGCATTAGTGATCCTGGAATGGAACTG GCTAAGCTGTGCGCGGAGAAAAATATACTTGTTGTTCCCATTCCCGGGCCTTCTGCTGTGGTAACTGCTCTCTCGGCCTCTGGCTTACCTACTCATGAGTTCTCATTTG TTGGTTTTCTTCCAAAGCATAATACTTCGAGGAGAGAGAGGCTGATACTTTCAGCAAATGAatcagccacacaaattttcttCATTCCACCTCACAAGCTTTCTCAATTTCTTGAAGAGGCTGCTGCTATATTTGGTGAGAGTAG GCAGTGTGTCATGGCTCGGGAGATGACCAAAGTTCATGAGGAG TTCTGGCGTGGCACTATCGGCAAAGCAAAAGAGGCATACTTGGCACACCAACCGAAGGGTGAAATTACTTTCTTGATTGAAGGCAAATCGATCAGTATAGATGAGAGTCCATCAGAGTCCCAGCTGGAGAATGAGTTGAGAGAGCTGATTTCGGAGGGACATTCTCTTTCTATG GCCGTCAAGTTGGTAGCAAGTGGAAAGTTGATGAAACGAAAAGCAATATATTCTCTTGCATTGAGGAAATTCGGAGGGCAAGTAGAATCAGAGGATGAATAG